GGATGTATCTCAGTAATAAAAGTAGTTTTCCCAGCCCTGTAACCAGTTTCCTCTTCTAGCTCACGTTGAAGCGTCTCTTCAGCCTCTTCACCTGGATCGATCTTTCCCGCCGGCAATTCTATCTCCACATCGCCCATGGGGTAGCGGAACTGCCTGATGAGAAGAATTCCCCCATCGGGGAGAACGGGGATCATCACAACGGCACCAGGATGGCGGATATATTCTCTGACAGATACTCCTCCATCAGGAAGAGAAACTTCATCCCGGCGGACGTCCAGCAGGCGCCCCGAGTAAATCTTTTCTGAAGATACTTTTGACTCGGTTAGGTCTTTCATAAGAAAAAGATGATGAAATTAGTTGTCAGAAAGGAATGATCCAGAACTTAAAAATATTCGATATAGGTAACTTTGATTTCACGATTGAAATAGCTCACTTTGTCTTCATCAAAAAGAAGATTATTAAAATGCAGATCAAGATGGAAATTTTGGAATATGGACCAGCGCAGACCAGCGTTCAAATATCCCCCCCTACTCAACGCAACTGTTTCGGCGGTCATGTTATTTTGATTGAGGGCGGCGTTGTACTCCATCAAGAATGAAAACTCAGGATTGAACTCAATATCAAATCCGGCGAAGAGATTGGGATCATCATCCTCATCAACATTTTCCGTGAAATTGTAGTTGGCCCCAAGATGTATCCCGAGATTTCCTAAGGGCGTGAGCCAGTTCTTGCTGGCAGTCAAATAAGCACCGTACCCTTTAATGTCATACCGCTTCAGGGAATCTGCATTGTTGTAATTGCCGAATCCCTGCGTATCGACACCGAAGGCGATACCCGGAAACACCACAGTTTCATCGATTAGCCGATATTTCAGAATCACCTCAGGCCGCGGATAAGGGACAGGCTCATTATCTCCAATGAGGCTACTTGCGCCGTAGGAAAGTCCAAACATGAAGCGGTCTGAGATTCCAACAGCCAGTGATGTGGTGATGCCGCCGCTTCGCTGCATCCGCATATCCGCCGCAAAAGCACCTCTCACAAGTCCGCTGGCCGTCGGTATTGTTACAAGATTGGAGGGTGGCGGGTACTCCTGTGCTGAGACAGAAATAAAAAGAGACAAAAGTGCCGCCGAGGTCAGACGCATGTCCAAGCGAATTTAACCCGCCCTTCCCCTCCGGTGCAAGGTCGGGCCGTTCAGCGATAAATTACTGGATAAAGGATCTCGCCGTCACGGCGTTCAATCTCAGTCACCCGTGCCAGTGGCAGAGTAAGCATATCACGGTCACCGGTAAGCATAAAGCGAACATATTCATTGTTAATCTGAATAAGTTCGACTTTGAGGGAATCACCGTTTTTCATGGTAATGAGATCGGGGGAGGTAAGCACTTTAGGATCCATTAGCTTTCCCATGGATTGAGCCGGATTCCACCCTTCCGCTTTCCTTATAAGAATATTTTCGATAATCTCAGAACTTTCCTCTAACCGATTGCCGGGGATATCAGTAGGAGCATCCAATGGAGACCAACCGGAGGTGATAGACTTTCTTGGTAAAGTGATACCTACACGACTCACCTCTTCACCCCTGGCATCATACTCCACCATGGTGTATTCCCGGGAGATGGGATTGAATCGGTACTTAAAGGCGCGGACAGTTTGACCGGCCAGCATGTCCGTCCACCGCTCCTCTTTTACTAAGCCCTCTTCAAAGTAGTCATATTCAATTTGGCCAAAGGGGGTGTGGTCAACAGACAGAAACTGATATAGGGAAACCTTTCCATTAGTATCATAATTGTAAACTGTTGTCCGTTCATCAAAATCTGCTAGGTTGCGGTGTGGTAAAACAATACTGATGAAAGTGGCGGACATGTCCTCCTCACCATGAATATACATTTTGGTCACATTACCTTCTCCGTCTGAAACAGCCCGCCGCCAAAGCGATCCATCTTCGTTGTATTCGTATATTTCCTGTTCAGAAATAATATTGTCTTCTCCCACTGTAATTTTGGTGCGAAGTTGGTCCTCACCATTGTAGAGTGCCTCGATGTGGGAAAACTTTCTCGCCTCGGCAGGTTTTATCTCGACGCCCCGCAAAAGGTCATTTTCCGTTTTGTAATAACGGATGTAGGAGACATCCTGCGGAGTGCCCAGTACAATCGTTATTGTCAATAACAGGGGTAGCCATTGCAAGAATCGCATCAGGAACAAAGTACACACTCCGTCATCGAGAAAAAAGTCGAAACGCTTTGACAATTTCTGAGGTTGACAACGGTAGAACCGAATAGTAACTTTGTTCCGCTCTTTCGCTCTCGGCTCGGGTGGATTGTCAAATCTTAGGACTAAATAAGAACGTAAGTGATTCAATCATTACACACCTTTTGTCTCTCAAAACCTCGACTTCCTATCACAGCACTCCTTCTACTTTTCATTCAGTCAGCTGTGTCCCAGAGTGCCCCCGATGTATTCGATAAATACACATCGGTAGGGCAACTTGGGTTGACTGTTACCAATTTCGGCGTCCTTGGGAATGGCTGGAACAGAATCAACGGCCGCATCCTCCCCTCTTCCCAATACAAACAGCACACGGAGAATCTGCGCGAACAGGTGGAACACTTCTCCTCCGCCGGGCTGTGGATCGGCGGTATCGTAAACGGTGAGCGGAGAGTCTCCACAGCTATCGTCGATGGTGTCTTTGAATCGGGACAAGAAGGCTTTGAGTTCATAGCAACGTCAGGAATGGAGATCAAGTCCTCCATCTCGTCCACCTCACAGGATTCCATGGCGAAGTTTTACTCACCTTATGCAGTCTCACACCAAGACCTCATTACGGATTTCAAGGACTTTGGTGAGAATCCATCAGACAACTTCGGCATCCCCAATCATACCCCTCTCGGCGTCTCAATCCATCTGGAAGCCTACGCCTGGAATTTCACTTATGCTGACGCTTTTGTACTCTTGAACTACACTATCACGAACCAATCCGAGGAGACCATCGAGAACATTTATACGGGGATATGGACTGATGCTTCGGTTGCGAATATGAACTATACCAACCGTTACGAACCGGGCGGCGGATTTACGTGGTATGACAATCTGGATGGATTTGACCGGTCCGTAGACGGCGGGGGCTTCACCCGCGACCTCAGCTATCAGTACGATTTGGATGGTGACGCCGGTTGGGCTGAATCGTATATCGGGCTGAAAGTACTAGGAAGTACCGTCCCTCGACCATACCTGAGATCCAACCACAATCAGTGGGTGTGGACAACCAGCACGAACACAGATTACCCCGATTTCGGCATGCCGCTTAACGACAGTGAACGATATAAACAGTTGAGCACCTCTGTCCGTCGCGGTTCAGGCGAAGCATTTACTGAGGCCGGATATCCATCCAACGCCAACAGCTGGCTGTTTATGCTTTCTACCGGTCCGCTAGGAACAGAACCGATCTCTGCAGATTCATCCAAATGGCAGCTTTCTCCGGGAAAGTCGGTGAACGTGATCTTTGCCACTGTCGCAGCAAGATGGAACGGCGGCGGTGAGGACTCCCACAATCGGCGTGCTAACTTCCACGTTAACGCCGACTGGGCGCAGAGAGCATTCGACGGCGAAGACAAGAACAGAAACAACCACCTCGATGAGGGCGAAGATATCGACTACGATGGGGAGATCGATCGATACATCCTCCCCGCTCCGCCGCCTGTACCCAATATGACGGTGGACGTGGGCGATCAGACAGTGACCGTTTACTGGGCCGATAATGCTGAGGACTTCGTTGATCCCATCAGTCGGCAGAAGGACTTTGAAGGGTACCGCGTCTACGGCGCACGGAAGACGGCCGGAGACGAAACGGCAGAATTCACCTTGCTGGCAGAATTCGACCGG
The window above is part of the Candidatus Neomarinimicrobiota bacterium genome. Proteins encoded here:
- a CDS encoding NUDIX hydrolase translates to MKDLTESKVSSEKIYSGRLLDVRRDEVSLPDGGVSVREYIRHPGAVVMIPVLPDGGILLIRQFRYPMGDVEIELPAGKIDPGEEAEETLQRELEEETGYRAGKTTFITEIHPCIGYSNERMWLYLAEDLQHSEATSDEDEFIELMPTSLDDAIGMVRSGKITDVKAVIGLFWAERVLKGQWKPSQTKKV